Proteins from one Burkholderia oklahomensis C6786 genomic window:
- a CDS encoding 3'-5' exonuclease — protein sequence MTPILVFDIETIPDVDGIRRLEDLPADLADADVAEHAFAARREKTGSDFLPLHLQRIAAISCVFRDNTGFRVRSLGAPGDPEATLIQSFYRVIEKYTPQIVSWNGGGFDLPVLHYRGLVHGVAAPRYWDMGEDDREFKWNNYLSRYHTRHLDLMDLLALYQPRASAPLDALAKLCGFPGKLGMDGSQVWTAFQEGRIEEIRNYCETDVVNTYLLYCRFQQMRGGLSPAEYAEEIALVKNSLAQEPAPHWAEYLAAFDA from the coding sequence ATGACACCGATTCTGGTTTTTGACATCGAGACGATTCCCGATGTCGACGGCATTCGCCGTCTTGAAGATCTGCCCGCCGATCTCGCCGACGCCGACGTGGCCGAGCACGCGTTCGCCGCGCGCCGTGAGAAGACGGGCAGCGATTTCCTGCCGCTCCATCTGCAACGGATCGCGGCGATCTCGTGCGTGTTTCGCGACAACACCGGCTTTCGCGTGCGCTCGCTCGGCGCGCCCGGCGACCCGGAAGCGACGCTGATCCAGTCGTTCTACCGCGTGATCGAGAAATACACGCCGCAGATCGTGTCGTGGAACGGCGGCGGCTTCGATCTGCCGGTGCTGCATTACCGCGGACTCGTGCACGGCGTCGCGGCGCCGCGCTACTGGGACATGGGCGAGGACGATCGGGAGTTCAAGTGGAACAACTATCTGTCGCGCTATCACACGCGGCACCTCGACCTGATGGATCTGCTCGCGCTCTATCAGCCGCGCGCGAGCGCGCCGCTCGACGCGCTCGCGAAGCTGTGCGGCTTCCCGGGCAAGCTCGGGATGGACGGCAGCCAGGTATGGACGGCGTTCCAGGAAGGGCGGATCGAAGAGATCCGCAACTACTGCGAGACCGACGTCGTGAACACGTACTTGCTGTATTGCCGGTTCCAGCAGATGCGCGGCGGCCTGTCGCCCGCCGAGTACGCCGAGGAGATCGCGCTCGTGAAGAACTCGCTCGCGCAGGAGCCGGCGCCGCACTGGGCCGAGTACCTCGCCGCGTTCGACGCGTGA
- a CDS encoding endonuclease/exonuclease/phosphatase family protein, with amino-acid sequence MRLISWNIQWGRDADGTVDLARTIDAARRLVDFDVLCMQEVTRGFRALPGGPSDDQYAELAALLPGYSVFDAIGVDLPPLEPGAPRRQFGNALATRLPVERVMRHALPWPASAAAPSMPRCALEVTLRAPLGALRVVVTHLEYYSAEQRLAQVDALRRLHREAAAHTRASAPPETPTGPFAPSARAADAIVCGDFNSAYRSDAYRRFLAPFPDAPRFVDAWLARHPGETPPMTAGVYDTEQWKEGPLTCDFAFVTDTLIGRLSRCEIDGAVRASDHQPIALELSDT; translated from the coding sequence ATGCGACTCATCAGTTGGAACATCCAATGGGGACGGGACGCCGACGGCACGGTCGACCTCGCTCGCACCATCGACGCCGCCCGGCGGCTCGTCGACTTCGACGTGCTGTGCATGCAGGAAGTCACGCGCGGCTTTCGCGCGCTGCCGGGCGGCCCGTCCGACGATCAGTATGCCGAACTGGCCGCGCTATTGCCAGGCTACTCCGTATTCGACGCGATCGGCGTCGATCTGCCGCCGCTCGAGCCCGGCGCGCCGCGCCGGCAGTTCGGCAACGCGCTCGCGACGCGGCTGCCCGTCGAGCGCGTGATGCGCCACGCGCTGCCGTGGCCTGCGAGCGCGGCCGCGCCGTCGATGCCGCGCTGCGCGCTCGAAGTCACGCTGCGCGCGCCGCTCGGTGCGCTGCGTGTCGTCGTCACGCATCTCGAGTACTACTCGGCCGAGCAGCGGCTCGCCCAGGTCGACGCGCTGCGACGCCTGCACCGCGAGGCAGCCGCGCATACGCGCGCGAGCGCGCCGCCGGAGACGCCGACCGGCCCGTTCGCACCGTCGGCGCGCGCGGCCGACGCGATCGTCTGCGGCGACTTCAACAGCGCGTACCGCAGCGACGCGTATCGGCGCTTTCTCGCGCCGTTTCCGGACGCGCCGCGCTTCGTCGACGCGTGGCTCGCGCGCCATCCGGGCGAGACGCCGCCGATGACGGCGGGGGTCTACGACACCGAGCAATGGAAGGAAGGGCCGCTCACCTGCGATTTCGCGTTCGTCACCGATACGCTCATCGGCCGTCTGTCGCGCTGCGAGATCGACGGCGCGGTGCGCGCGTCCGACCATCAGCCGATCGCGCTCGAATTGAGCGACACATGA
- the rlmD gene encoding 23S rRNA (uracil(1939)-C(5))-methyltransferase RlmD, producing MSEAVPLPSRRASNAPAAPDRAPVLDIDSLDMEARGVGRVVDENGEPGKVIFVEGALPGERVTYSSFRRKPTYEQAQVVDILRPSVMRTQPKCTFFGTCGGCSMQHLDMRAQVAIKQRVLEDNLWHLAKLRAEAMFAPIHGPSWGYRYRARLTVRHVAKKGGVLVGFHEKKSSYVADMTSCEVLPPHVSAMLVPLRRLVEQLSIRDRMPQIELAVGSQVTALVLRVLEPINAADEALLREFADTHRVQFWLQPKGPDTVAPFYPLDVRLDYTLPEYGIRMPFKPTDFTQVNHQINRVLVGRALRLLAPSRGDRVLDLFCGIGNFTLPLARLAREVVGIEGSETLTSRALENAKENGVDGHTSFACRNLFEVTADDLRALGAFDKVLIDPPREGALAVSKALAEIAQSGVGPLPARIVYVSCNPSTLARDAGLLVHEAGYRLKGAGVVNMFPHTSHVESIALFERA from the coding sequence GTGTCAGAAGCCGTCCCTCTCCCTTCGCGCCGCGCGTCGAATGCGCCCGCCGCCCCCGATCGCGCCCCGGTTCTCGATATCGATTCGCTCGACATGGAAGCGCGCGGCGTCGGCCGCGTCGTCGACGAAAACGGCGAGCCCGGCAAGGTGATTTTCGTCGAAGGCGCGTTGCCCGGCGAGCGCGTCACGTATTCGAGCTTCCGCCGCAAGCCGACCTACGAGCAGGCGCAAGTCGTCGATATTCTGCGCCCGAGCGTGATGCGCACGCAGCCGAAATGCACGTTTTTCGGCACCTGCGGCGGCTGCTCGATGCAGCATCTCGACATGCGCGCGCAGGTCGCGATCAAGCAGCGCGTGCTCGAGGACAACCTGTGGCATCTCGCGAAGCTGCGCGCGGAAGCGATGTTCGCGCCGATTCACGGCCCGTCGTGGGGCTACCGGTATCGGGCGCGCCTCACCGTGCGCCACGTCGCGAAGAAGGGCGGCGTGCTCGTCGGCTTCCACGAGAAGAAGAGCAGCTACGTCGCCGACATGACGAGCTGCGAAGTGCTGCCGCCGCACGTGTCGGCGATGCTCGTGCCGCTGCGCCGGCTCGTCGAGCAACTGTCGATCCGCGACCGCATGCCGCAGATCGAGCTCGCGGTCGGCTCGCAGGTGACGGCGCTCGTGCTGCGCGTGCTCGAGCCGATCAACGCGGCCGACGAGGCGCTCTTGCGCGAATTCGCCGACACGCATCGCGTACAGTTCTGGCTGCAGCCGAAGGGACCGGATACGGTCGCGCCGTTCTATCCGCTCGACGTGCGGCTCGACTACACGCTGCCCGAATACGGGATCCGGATGCCGTTCAAGCCGACCGACTTCACGCAGGTCAATCACCAGATCAACCGCGTGCTCGTCGGCCGCGCGCTGCGCCTCCTCGCGCCCTCGCGCGGCGATCGCGTGCTCGATCTGTTCTGCGGGATCGGAAACTTCACGCTGCCGCTCGCGCGGCTCGCGCGCGAGGTGGTCGGGATCGAGGGCAGCGAGACGCTGACGTCGCGCGCGCTCGAGAATGCGAAGGAAAACGGCGTCGACGGCCATACGTCGTTCGCATGCCGCAACCTGTTCGAGGTCACGGCCGACGATCTGCGCGCACTCGGCGCGTTCGACAAGGTCCTGATCGATCCGCCGCGCGAAGGCGCGCTCGCGGTGTCGAAGGCGCTCGCGGAGATCGCGCAGAGCGGCGTCGGGCCGCTGCCCGCGCGGATCGTCTACGTGTCGTGCAATCCGTCGACGCTCGCGCGGGACGCGGGTCTCCTCGTGCACGAGGCGGGCTATCGCCTGAAGGGCGCGGGTGTCGTCAACATGTTCCCGCACACGTCGCACGTCGAATCGATCGCGCTCTTCGAGCGCGCATGA
- a CDS encoding Bax inhibitor-1/YccA family protein: MNDYPYNFGRGGAISTAETRNRVLRNTYWLLALSMVPTVLGAWVGVATGFSLFAATSPMMSLLAFFAIAFGFMFAIERTKNSSAGVFVLLGFTFFMGLMLSRLLSFILGFSNGPSLIMLAFGGTGVIFAAMATVATVSKRDFSGLGKWLFVGVIVLLLAMVANMFLQLPALMLTVSVLAIVIFSAYMLFDVQRVVNGGETNYISATLAIYLDLYNVFTNLLALLGIFGGNRN, from the coding sequence ATGAACGACTATCCGTACAACTTCGGCCGCGGCGGCGCGATCAGCACGGCCGAGACCCGCAACCGCGTGCTGCGCAACACCTACTGGCTCCTCGCGCTGTCGATGGTGCCGACCGTGCTCGGCGCGTGGGTCGGCGTCGCGACGGGTTTCTCGCTGTTCGCCGCGACGAGCCCGATGATGAGCCTTCTCGCGTTCTTCGCGATCGCGTTCGGCTTCATGTTCGCGATCGAGCGCACGAAGAACAGCTCGGCCGGCGTGTTCGTGCTGCTCGGCTTCACGTTCTTCATGGGCCTGATGCTGTCGCGCCTCTTGAGCTTCATCCTCGGCTTCTCGAACGGACCGTCGCTCATCATGCTGGCGTTCGGCGGCACCGGCGTGATCTTCGCCGCGATGGCGACGGTCGCGACCGTCAGCAAGCGCGATTTCTCGGGCCTCGGCAAGTGGCTCTTCGTCGGCGTGATCGTGCTCCTGCTCGCGATGGTCGCGAACATGTTCCTGCAACTGCCGGCGCTGATGCTGACCGTGTCGGTGCTCGCGATCGTGATCTTCTCGGCGTACATGCTGTTCGACGTCCAGCGCGTCGTGAACGGCGGCGAGACCAACTACATCAGCGCGACGCTCGCGATCTACCTCGATCTGTACAACGTGTTCACGAACCTGCTCGCGCTGCTCGGCATTTTCGGCGGCAACCGCAACTGA
- the ndk gene encoding nucleoside-diphosphate kinase, with protein sequence MAIERTLSIIKPDAVAKNVIGQIYSRFESAGLKIVAARMAHLSRADAEKFYAVHAERPFFKDLVEFMISGPVMIQVLEGENAILTNRDLMGATDPKKAEKGTIRADFADSIDANAVHGSDAAETARVEIAFFFPEMNVYSR encoded by the coding sequence ATGGCAATCGAGCGCACCCTGTCGATCATCAAGCCGGATGCGGTGGCGAAGAACGTGATCGGCCAGATCTACAGCCGTTTCGAAAGCGCCGGCCTGAAGATCGTGGCGGCGCGCATGGCGCACCTGTCGCGCGCCGATGCGGAGAAATTCTACGCCGTGCACGCCGAGCGTCCGTTCTTCAAGGACCTCGTCGAATTCATGATCTCGGGCCCGGTGATGATCCAGGTTCTGGAAGGCGAGAACGCGATCCTCACGAACCGCGACCTGATGGGCGCGACGGATCCGAAGAAGGCGGAAAAGGGCACGATCCGCGCCGACTTCGCGGACAGCATCGACGCGAATGCCGTGCACGGCTCGGACGCCGCGGAAACGGCGCGTGTCGAAATCGCGTTCTTCTTCCCGGAAATGAACGTTTACTCGCGCTAA
- the rlmN gene encoding 23S rRNA (adenine(2503)-C(2))-methyltransferase RlmN, whose translation MASETIVNLLDLDAEGLVAYCGSLGEKAFRAKQLQRWIHQYNAADFDGMTDLAKSLREKLKGRAVIGTPDILSDHVSADGTRKWLINVGSGNAVETVFIPEETRGTLCVSSQAGCAVNCRFCSTGKQGFSRNLSTGEIVGQLRMAEFALRASLGREPGPNGRADRVITNVVMMGMGEPLLNYSAVVPAMRLMLDDNAYGLSRRRVTLSTSGVVPMMDKLGAELPVALAVSLHAPNDALRDELVPLNRKHPLRELMAACQRYLKVAPRDFITFEYCMLDGVNDTEAHARELLALTRDVPCKFNLIPFNPFPESGLVRSKPDQIKRFAQVLIDAGVVTTIRKTRGDDIDAACGQLAGAVKDRTRLAERTGAAKIIEVRAV comes from the coding sequence ATGGCGAGCGAAACCATCGTCAATCTACTCGACCTCGACGCCGAGGGTCTCGTCGCGTACTGCGGCAGCCTCGGCGAGAAGGCGTTTCGCGCTAAGCAGCTGCAGCGCTGGATCCACCAATACAACGCAGCCGATTTCGACGGGATGACCGATCTCGCGAAATCGCTGCGCGAGAAGCTGAAGGGGCGCGCCGTCATCGGCACGCCCGACATCCTGAGCGATCACGTGTCGGCCGACGGCACGCGCAAGTGGCTCATCAACGTCGGCAGCGGCAACGCGGTCGAGACGGTGTTCATCCCCGAAGAGACGCGCGGCACGCTGTGCGTGTCGTCGCAGGCGGGGTGCGCGGTCAATTGCCGCTTCTGCTCGACCGGCAAGCAAGGTTTTTCCCGCAATCTGTCGACGGGCGAGATCGTCGGGCAGTTGCGGATGGCGGAATTCGCGCTCCGCGCGTCGCTCGGACGCGAGCCCGGCCCGAACGGCCGGGCCGATCGCGTCATCACGAACGTCGTGATGATGGGCATGGGCGAGCCGCTCCTCAATTATTCGGCGGTCGTGCCCGCGATGCGGCTGATGCTCGACGACAACGCATACGGTCTGTCGCGCCGGCGCGTGACGCTGTCGACGTCGGGCGTCGTGCCGATGATGGACAAACTCGGCGCCGAGCTGCCCGTCGCACTCGCGGTGTCGCTGCACGCGCCGAACGACGCGCTGCGCGACGAGCTCGTGCCGCTCAACAGGAAGCACCCGCTGCGCGAGCTGATGGCCGCGTGCCAGCGCTATCTGAAGGTCGCGCCGCGCGATTTCATCACGTTCGAATACTGCATGCTCGACGGCGTCAACGACACCGAGGCGCATGCGCGCGAGCTGCTCGCGCTGACGCGCGACGTGCCGTGCAAATTCAATCTGATCCCGTTCAATCCGTTCCCGGAGTCGGGGCTCGTGCGCTCGAAGCCGGATCAGATCAAGCGCTTCGCGCAGGTCCTGATCGATGCGGGCGTCGTGACGACGATCCGCAAGACGCGCGGCGACGACATCGACGCCGCCTGCGGCCAGTTGGCGGGCGCGGTCAAGGACCGCACGCGTCTCGCCGAGCGGACGGGCGCAGCAAAGATTATCGAGGTACGGGCGGTTTGA